Proteins encoded within one genomic window of Equus przewalskii isolate Varuska chromosome 3, EquPr2, whole genome shotgun sequence:
- the AMFR gene encoding E3 ubiquitin-protein ligase AMFR isoform X2: MLVAKLIQCIVFGPLRVSERQHLKDKFWNFIFYKFIFIFGVLNVQTVEEVVMWCLWFAGLVFLHLMVQLCKDRFEYLSFSPTTPMSSHGRVLSLLIAMLLSCCGLAVVCCVTGYTHGMHTLAFMAAESLLVTVRTAHVILRYVIHLWDLNHEGTWEGKGTYVYYTDFVMELTLLSLDLMHHIHMLLFGNIWLSMASLVIFMQLRYLFHEVQRRIRRHKNYLRVVGNMEARFAVATPEELAVNNDDCAICWDSMQAARKLPCGHLFHNSCLRSWLEQDTSCPTCRMSLNIADNNRAREDHQGENLDENLVPVAAAEGRPRLNQHNHFFHFDGSRIASWLPSFSVEVMHTTNILGITQASNSQLNAMAHQIQEMFPQVPYHLVLQDLQLTRSVEITTDNILEGRIQVPFPTQRSESIRPALNSPVERPNGDLEEGEPSAQTERVPLDLSPRLEEALDSMSEVEAEPGEGEDFEARGSRFSKSADERQRMLVQRKDDLLQQARKRFLNRSSEDDSASESCLPSEGATSDPVTLRRRMLAAAAERRLQKQQTS; encoded by the exons ATGTTGGTGGCTAAGCTAATCCAATGTATTGTGTTTGGCCCTCTTCGAGTGAGCGAGAGACAG caccTCAAAGACAagttttggaattttattttctacaagttcattttcatttttggtgtGCTGAATGTCCAGACAGTGGAAGAGGTGGTCATGTGGTGCCTCTGGTTTGCAGGACTTGTATTTCTGCATCTGATGGTTCAGCTCTGCAAGGACCGATTTGAATAC ctttccttttctcccaccaCACCTATGAGTAGCCACGGCCGAGTTCTGTCTCTGCTGATCGCTATGCTGCTTTCCTGCTGTGGATTAGCAGTTGTCTGTTGTGTCACAGGCTACACCCATGGGATGCACACATTGGCTTTCATGGCCGCAGAG TCTCTTCTTGTGACAGTGAGGACTGCTCATGTGATTTTAAG ATATGTAATTCACCTTTGGGACCTCAACCACGAAGGGACATGGGAAGGAAAGGGGACGTATGTCTATTACACCGATTTTGTCATGGAGCTCACTCTCTTGTCCCTGGACCTCATGCACCACATTCACATGTTG TTATTTGGCAACATCTGGTTATCCATGGCCAGCTTGGTCATCTTTATGCAGCTGCGTTACCTGTTTCATGAGGTGCAGCGTCGAATCCGTCGACATAAGAACTATTTGCGTGTGGTTGGGAACATGGAAGCCAG GTTTGCAGTTGCAACTCCCGAGGAGCTGGCTGTCAATAATGATGACTGTGCCATCTGCTGGGACTCCATGCAGGCTGCGAGGAAACTGCCCTGTGGACATCTTTTCCACAA CTCCTGTCTTCGTTCCTGGCTAGAACAAGACACCTCCTGCCCAACATGCAGAATGTCTCTTAATATTGCTGACAATAATCGTGCCAGGGAAGACCATCAAGGAGAGAACCTGGATGAGAATCTGGTTCCTGTGGCAGCAGCTGAAGGCAGACCTCGCTTAAACCAGCACAATCACTTCTTCCACTTTGATG GGTCGCGGATTGCGAGTTGGCTGCCGAGTTTTTCAGTCGAAGTGATGCACACCACCAACATTCTTGGCATTACGCAGGCAAGCAACTCCCAGCTTAATGCAATG GCTCATCAGATCCAAGAAATGTTCCCCCAGGTTCCGTACCACCTCGTGCTACAGGACCTCCAGCTGACACGCTCCGTTGAAATAACAACAGACAACATTTTAGAAGGACGGATTCAAGTACCTTTTCCCACACAG CGGTCAGAGAGCATTAGACCCGCATTGaacagccctgtggagaggccaaACGGTGACCTGGAGGAGGGAGAACCTTCTGCCCAG ACTGAGCGTGTGCCGCTGGACCTCAGTCCTCGGCTGGAGGAGGCGCTGGACTCGATGAGTGAGGTGGAAGCCGAGCCCGGTGAGGGGGAAGACTTCGAGGCTCGGGGGAGCCGCTTCTCCAAGTCCGCCGACGAGAGGCAGCGCATGTTAGTGCAGCGCAAGGACGACCTCCTGCAGCAAGCTCGGAA